The Patescibacteria group bacterium region AAAATTCTCATCCAAAAATTGAATTGTTTTTTCAATCCGGTGCGGCGCTTCGTATCCAGACAGCCAAAAATCATTTTTCTGCGCCAGTTCAATCAAACCAGTAAGCTCTTTTTTCTTTTTCGGCAAAAACCCGACAAATAGGAATTTATTGATTCTTTCGCCGGTTAAGGCAATTGCCGAGGTAATCGCGCTTGGACCCGGGACAGAAGCAATCCTAATCCCCCGCTCTCTTGCCGCTTTAATCAGCTCCGGCCCGGGATCAGACACGCCAATAGTGCCGGCATCAGAAATAAAAGCCGCGTCTTGGCTTT contains the following coding sequences:
- a CDS encoding SAM-dependent methyltransferase; amino-acid sequence: MLYIIATPIGNLKDLGQRALAILREVPIIICERPSHTLKLLNHYQIAGKKLVSYTEANKRRQIPFILKLLESQDAAFISDAGTIGVSDPGPELIKAARERGIRIASVPGPSAITSAIALTGERINKFLFVGFLPKKKKELTGLIELAQKNDFWLSGYEAPHRIEKTIQFLDENF